A stretch of Aphelocoma coerulescens isolate FSJ_1873_10779 chromosome 1A, UR_Acoe_1.0, whole genome shotgun sequence DNA encodes these proteins:
- the MCAT gene encoding malonyl-CoA-acyl carrier protein transacylase, mitochondrial, whose product MGGWAAAPWRLGGCSGRGGLRGAARRWGSSRPGAGDRAATLSDLLQTSVEAEEPDAAAARRERRCPREGTVLLFPGQGSQFVGMCRGLQRYPGVRDMYRLAEKVLGYDLLSLCLEGPRDALDRTQHCQPAVFVASLAAVEKLNHLQPEVVERCVAAAGYSVGEFAALVFAGALGFAEALYAVKVRAEAMQKASEAVPSGMLSVVGRREANYKFACLEARKYCESLGIENPVCTVSNYLFPDSRVIAGHLQALEFLQENARKYYFKRAKMLPVSGAFHTRLMEPAVEPLAEVLKSIEIQKPLLCVYSNVDGKKYMHSKHIQKLLVKQVVSPVLWEQTMHSVYERKQGTEFPYTYEVGPGNQLGAILKQCNLKAWKQYKHVDALEDEEEAEI is encoded by the exons ATGGGCGGCTGGGCCGCGGCGCCATGGCGGCTTGGTGGCTGCAGCGGGCGCGGCGGCCTCCGCGGCGCTGCGCGGCGGTGGGGCAGCTCCCGCCCCGGCGCTGGGGACCGGGCGGCGACCCTGAGCGACCTCCTGCAGACTTCGGTGGAGGCCGAGGAGCCGGACGCGGCGGCGGCGAGGCGGGAGCGGCGATGCCCCCGGGAGGGCACGGTGCTGCTCTTCCCCGGGCAGGGCAGCCAGTTCGTGGGGATGTGCCGCGGGCTGCAGCGGTACCCCGGCGTGCGGGACATGTACCGCCTGGCCGAGAAGGTGCTGGGCTACGACCTGCTCTCCCTCTGCCTGGAGGGGCCGCGGGACGCGCTGGACcgcacccagcactgccagcccgCCGTGTTCGTCGCCTCCCTGGCCGCCGTGGAGAAGCTCAACCACCTGCAGCCTGAA GTGGTGGAGCGCTGCGTGGCGGCCGCCGGCTACAGCGTGGGGGAGTTCGCGGCGCTGGTCTTCGCTGGAGCCCTGGGCTTTGCCGAAG CGCTGTACGCGGTGAAAGTGCGCGCCGAAGCCATGCAAAAGGCGTCGGAAGCTGTCCCCAGTGGAATGCTCTCGGTTGTCGGTCGGCGAGAGGCAAATTACAAATTTGCCTGCCTGGAAGCCCGTAAATACTGTGAATCGCTGGGTATAGAGAACCCCGTGTGCACAGTTTCAAACTATTTGTTTCCAGACAGCAGAGTCATTGCAGGACACTTACAG GCTTTGGAGTTTTTGCAGGAGAATGCccgaaaatattattttaaacgTGCAAAAATGCTTCCAGTCAGTGGGGCTTTTCATACCAGACTTATGGAACCAGCAGTAGAGCCACTGGCTGAAGTCCTAAAATCGATTGAGATTCAGAAACCACTGCTCTGTGTGTATTCCAATGTTGATGGCAAAAAGTACATGCACTCAAAGCACATTCAGAAGCTGTTAGTGAAGCAGGTGGTGTCACCTGTTCTGTGGGAGCAGACCATGCACTCAGTGTACGAAAGAAAGCAAGGAACAGAATTTCCTTACACGTATGAAGTGGGGCCCGGGAATCAACTAGGAGCCATTCTCAAACAATGTAATTTAAAGGCCTGGAAACAATATAAACACGTAGATGCTCTTGAAGACGAGGAAGAAGCGGAGATTTAA
- the TSPO gene encoding translocator protein, translated as MEVPAWAPAVGFTLLPHAGGFLGSSITKREIPTWYEILQKPSWCPPNWVFAPVWGTLYTSMGYGSYLVWKELGGFNEKSVVPLGLYAGNLALNWAWTPIFFGAHKMGWGLVTLLLTTGTATATAASWYNINKTAAYLMVPYLAWLSLASALNYRIWKDNRNKKKPE; from the exons ATGGAAGTACCAGCCTGGGCCCCAGCAGTAGGTTTTACACTCCTGCCCCATGCAGGAGGATTTTTAGGAAGCAGTATAACCAAAAGAGAAATCCCAACATGGTATGAAATTCTACAGAAGCCATCCTGGTGTCCACCTAACTGGGTGTTTGCTCCTGTTTGGGGAACTCTCTATACATCTATGGG ATATGGCTCCTACCTGGTGTGGAAGGAACTGGGGGGCTTCAACGAAAAGTCAGTGGTTCCTCTGGGTCTGTATGCAGGGAACCTGGCATTAAACTGGGCATGGACTCCAATATTTTTTGGAGCTCACAAAATGGGATGG GGGTTGGTGACTCTCCTGCTTACAACTGGTACAGCAACAGCTACGGCTGCTTCCTGGTACAACATCAACAAAACAGCAGCTTATTTGATGGTTCCTTATTTAGCTTGGCTAAGTTTGGCTTCTGCACTCAATTATCGGATCTGGAAGGACAATCGCAACAAGAAAAAACCTGAATAA